The Methanobacterium sp. BAmetb5 genome includes a region encoding these proteins:
- a CDS encoding glutamate synthase-related protein: protein MKQILLTNPDKCDGCNDCIEACASVNGESSIFLHKMTEGYQTIVCQQCINPSCLKGCFRDAIYREDNVVKINQDLCVGCRLCMLMCPIGSITYTADQMLKCEQQCMQGPDDEPACVKSCGENCLSVVDVKDFATGLQTNFEIDNSMGSAAPRPLSPSGELAVSTEGLCVFCGTCEIVCPTNAIKIVDSHAEIDKSKCIMCGSCTAACPVLIPTGAGSIWDPRTIADIRYTSKAGKYVLRGFGTERRLPNLDDIIILPGQATVSPVDKYREPCNTKVVLGSRYAENPLELETPVLIAGMSFGALSEECKVAMAKGSALVGSCANTGEGGMLPRERECADKLMVQYSSGRFGVSADYLNVGDAIEVKIGQGAKPGMGGHLLAEKVSPKVAEIRGIPLGTDALSPARFLDSTRPGDLAKHIELIREVTDWQVPIVVKLGPGRVKDDVQAVAEAGADVISVDGMEGGTGAAPEVVIEHTGIPTLAALMEAVHGLEEIGMKDTVDLIITGGIRSGADVAKSMALGADAVYIGTGAMIAMGCRACRMCYTGKCPVGVATQDPILCERLDVDMAAMKVANYIKSMTEETKMLAQLAGHDDIRKFSPDDLRALNSDTAKITGLRLTGM from the coding sequence ATGAAACAGATACTTTTAACCAATCCCGATAAGTGTGACGGATGTAACGACTGTATTGAAGCCTGTGCATCAGTCAACGGTGAAAGCAGTATTTTCCTGCACAAAATGACCGAAGGCTACCAAACCATTGTCTGCCAGCAGTGCATAAACCCATCCTGTCTAAAAGGATGTTTCCGGGATGCTATATACCGTGAAGACAACGTGGTTAAAATCAACCAGGACCTGTGTGTGGGCTGCCGCCTGTGCATGTTAATGTGCCCCATTGGAAGCATAACCTACACTGCTGACCAGATGCTAAAATGTGAGCAGCAGTGCATGCAGGGCCCGGACGACGAGCCAGCATGTGTCAAATCCTGTGGAGAAAATTGCCTTAGCGTGGTGGATGTTAAAGATTTCGCCACTGGCTTGCAGACCAACTTTGAAATAGATAATTCCATGGGATCAGCAGCACCCCGGCCATTATCCCCCTCTGGAGAACTGGCAGTATCCACCGAAGGACTCTGTGTTTTCTGTGGTACCTGTGAAATTGTCTGCCCAACCAACGCCATCAAAATAGTGGATAGCCATGCAGAAATCGATAAGAGCAAGTGTATAATGTGTGGTTCATGCACTGCTGCCTGCCCCGTACTCATACCCACCGGCGCCGGTAGTATATGGGACCCTAGAACAATTGCTGACATACGCTACACCTCCAAGGCAGGTAAATACGTTCTCCGAGGTTTTGGTACAGAAAGAAGACTACCCAACCTGGATGATATCATCATATTACCGGGACAGGCCACAGTATCCCCGGTGGACAAGTACCGGGAACCCTGTAACACCAAGGTAGTTCTGGGGTCAAGATATGCTGAAAACCCATTGGAACTGGAAACCCCGGTACTCATTGCCGGAATGTCCTTTGGAGCACTTTCCGAGGAATGTAAAGTGGCTATGGCTAAGGGTTCTGCCCTGGTAGGCTCCTGTGCCAACACTGGTGAAGGAGGAATGCTCCCCAGAGAAAGGGAATGTGCAGACAAGCTCATGGTCCAGTACTCCTCCGGAAGATTTGGAGTCTCCGCTGATTATCTCAATGTGGGAGATGCCATAGAAGTTAAGATTGGACAGGGAGCTAAGCCCGGAATGGGAGGACACCTCCTGGCTGAAAAAGTGAGCCCCAAAGTTGCCGAAATTAGGGGAATACCCCTGGGAACTGACGCCCTGAGCCCCGCAAGATTCCTGGATTCCACCCGTCCAGGAGACCTGGCCAAACACATTGAACTCATACGTGAGGTTACGGACTGGCAGGTGCCTATTGTGGTTAAACTGGGACCGGGAAGAGTGAAAGATGATGTCCAGGCCGTGGCCGAAGCCGGTGCTGATGTTATATCAGTGGATGGGATGGAAGGAGGAACTGGTGCCGCACCAGAAGTGGTTATCGAGCACACCGGAATCCCCACCCTGGCCGCACTGATGGAAGCAGTTCATGGACTGGAAGAAATAGGAATGAAAGACACCGTGGATCTTATCATCACCGGTGGAATAAGGAGTGGGGCTGATGTAGCCAAATCAATGGCTCTGGGTGCCGATGCAGTGTACATTGGAACCGGGGCCATGATTGCCATGGGATGCCGGGCCTGTCGTATGTGTTACACTGGTAAATGTCCGGTGGGAGTAGCCACCCAGGATCCAATACTGTGTGAACGCCTGGACGTGGACATGGCCGCCATGAAGGTAGCTAACTACATCAAATCCATGACTGAGGAAACCAAGATGTTAGCCCAACTTGCTGGTCACGATGACATCCGCAAGTTCTCCCCCGATGATCTGCGGGCCCTCAACAGTGACACTGCCAAGATAACTGGTTTGCGTCTCACCGGGATGTAA
- a CDS encoding DUF4013 domain-containing protein, protein MDIGEIISDSISYPSQDWKKVIILGILTIISILIIPVFLVMGYFFRILKSSIAGFDELPDFDEWGEMFIDGLKMFVVQFVYLLIPLIVIFIGAWASIASMSVTEAGNLANPTLAIGLIGGTAIIGIILAILFELIGSIAVANMALNDSEFGAAFRFSEILEKISMIGWGKYIVWYIVMIIVTFIGGIIASVLQVIPFIGMIIALLVVYPYITMFSARSLALLFGSAVEME, encoded by the coding sequence ATGGATATTGGAGAAATTATTTCAGATTCCATTAGTTATCCGTCTCAGGACTGGAAAAAAGTAATTATACTGGGAATTTTGACCATTATAAGCATTTTAATAATTCCAGTCTTCCTGGTAATGGGATACTTTTTCAGAATTTTAAAAAGTTCCATAGCCGGTTTTGACGAACTCCCTGACTTTGATGAATGGGGAGAGATGTTCATAGACGGTTTAAAAATGTTTGTAGTACAATTTGTATACCTTTTGATACCACTGATAGTAATATTTATTGGAGCATGGGCTTCAATCGCATCTATGTCTGTAACTGAAGCAGGCAACCTAGCCAATCCAACTTTAGCCATTGGACTCATTGGTGGAACAGCCATCATTGGAATTATCTTAGCAATACTCTTCGAATTAATCGGATCTATTGCTGTTGCCAATATGGCCCTAAATGACAGCGAATTTGGAGCTGCGTTCCGATTCAGTGAAATTCTAGAGAAAATATCAATGATTGGATGGGGCAAATACATAGTATGGTATATCGTGATGATCATCGTCACCTTCATCGGTGGAATCATTGCCAGTGTACTACAGGTAATTCCATTCATCGGTATGATAATTGCCCTGTTAGTGGTTTACCCTTACATAACCATGTTCAGTGCAAGATCTCTGGCCCTTTTATTCGGATCAGCTGTTGAAATGGAATAA
- a CDS encoding DUF4013 domain-containing protein has product MDIGYLTSDAIKYPSKDWKKVLILGILILTSFLIVPAFLVMGYVFRAMKWSIAGVDQLPEFDEWGEMFTDGLKILVVELAYFIIPTIMIVMGMWASLGALVASGVSGNELSFNTAFSTFGFMGGVIITGLVVAVIFGVFFTIAIANMAYHDSKIQAAFRFQEILNRIRAIGWVDYIIWYVMMIFLGIIISTLIGLLGFVPVLGWALIVLLIYPYVYLLYARALGLLFLSGLETP; this is encoded by the coding sequence TTGGATATCGGATATTTAACTTCTGATGCAATAAAATATCCCTCAAAGGATTGGAAAAAGGTTTTAATCCTTGGAATTTTAATTTTAACCAGTTTTTTAATTGTTCCTGCTTTTTTAGTCATGGGATATGTATTCCGGGCCATGAAATGGTCTATCGCCGGGGTGGACCAGTTACCAGAATTTGATGAATGGGGGGAGATGTTCACCGATGGTCTTAAAATTCTGGTGGTGGAACTGGCATACTTCATCATCCCCACCATTATGATAGTTATGGGTATGTGGGCTTCCCTGGGCGCATTAGTGGCTTCAGGAGTTTCCGGGAATGAATTATCATTCAATACGGCTTTCAGTACCTTCGGTTTTATGGGAGGAGTGATCATCACCGGATTGGTGGTGGCAGTTATTTTTGGAGTGTTTTTCACCATAGCCATAGCCAACATGGCTTACCATGATAGTAAAATCCAGGCGGCCTTCCGTTTCCAGGAAATTCTAAACCGGATCCGGGCCATTGGCTGGGTGGACTACATAATCTGGTACGTGATGATGATCTTCCTGGGAATAATCATCAGCACCTTAATAGGATTACTGGGGTTTGTACCAGTCCTAGGTTGGGCTTTAATCGTTTTATTGATTTACCCCTATGTTTATTTATTATATGCTAGAGCTCTGGGACTGTTGTTCCTATCGGGCTTGGAAACCCCGTGA
- a CDS encoding tRNA (guanine(10)-N(2))-dimethyltransferase, which yields MVELNEIDFLWVEEGQVRMKIPQFEKVTARAPVFFNPVMELNRDLSVAALSFYQQQKGEDIAICDAFGGSGIRGIRYAQEIKNVSLAVVNDLNPLAVELAKENIKNNGLTNVKACREDANLILRKCGGKFDVIDIDPFGTPAPYVESAAASLKAGGLICITATDTSALCGTYKKPCIRKYSAKPLRNEYCHETGLRILAGFMCRTFSKYKKYLEFQFSHSTEHYMRIYALVGKGAKNTDDSLENLGYIAHCPKCLNRQVFKGLTPRIPLECPECGQVPLVAGPLWCGEMQNSEFIQGMLDLVPDLKINREVEVIKLLEKCKEEAGAPPTFYDVHTICKKLKISASPRERVVENIQNKGYLVKLTHFNPNGLKTDAPLSVIEQAIRND from the coding sequence ATGGTTGAACTTAACGAGATAGACTTTTTATGGGTAGAAGAAGGGCAGGTAAGGATGAAGATCCCCCAATTCGAAAAGGTAACAGCCAGGGCTCCGGTCTTTTTCAATCCAGTTATGGAACTTAACCGGGACTTGTCAGTAGCTGCCTTATCCTTTTATCAACAACAAAAAGGGGAAGATATCGCCATCTGTGATGCCTTTGGAGGTAGTGGAATAAGGGGCATACGTTATGCCCAGGAAATAAAAAATGTTTCTCTGGCAGTAGTGAACGATTTAAATCCCCTGGCAGTTGAACTTGCCAAGGAAAATATTAAAAATAATGGTTTAACCAATGTTAAGGCCTGTAGAGAGGATGCTAATCTTATTCTCCGGAAATGCGGGGGTAAATTTGATGTTATCGATATTGACCCCTTTGGAACCCCGGCTCCCTATGTTGAATCTGCGGCTGCCAGTCTTAAAGCAGGAGGATTGATTTGCATTACCGCCACCGACACTTCGGCCCTGTGTGGTACCTACAAAAAACCATGCATACGGAAATATAGTGCCAAGCCGTTGAGGAATGAGTACTGTCACGAAACAGGCCTGAGAATACTGGCTGGATTCATGTGCCGCACCTTTTCCAAATATAAAAAGTATCTGGAGTTCCAGTTCTCTCACAGCACAGAACACTACATGCGCATCTACGCCCTGGTGGGTAAAGGAGCTAAAAATACTGATGATTCACTGGAAAACCTTGGTTATATTGCACATTGCCCCAAATGTCTTAACCGGCAGGTTTTTAAAGGTTTGACTCCCAGGATACCTCTAGAATGTCCAGAGTGTGGCCAAGTGCCCCTTGTGGCCGGGCCACTGTGGTGTGGGGAAATGCAGAACTCGGAGTTTATACAGGGCATGTTAGATTTAGTGCCAGATTTGAAGATAAACCGGGAAGTAGAAGTCATAAAACTCCTGGAAAAATGTAAGGAGGAAGCTGGTGCACCACCCACCTTCTACGATGTGCACACTATTTGTAAAAAGTTGAAGATAAGTGCCTCTCCCCGGGAAAGGGTGGTGGAAAATATTCAAAATAAGGGATACCTGGTTAAACTCACCCATTTCAACCCCAATGGTTTGAAGACTGACGCTCCACTATCAGTCATTGAACAGGCCATTAGGAATGACTGA
- a CDS encoding CPBP family intramembrane glutamic endopeptidase, translating to MSTLSPLTFLDNASEGSNSWWKYLLTVLMSLVGGSLVAGIIMGILLVFLSIFSSGGIANIYDFITSALSSPFSLVILVGISYTLSYLFFYICLRFIHHKHLLKVINTVSGVRWKLLFKGLILWALILFILSLPDLIINPGSYQITYNSGNFLILLVICLLVFPLQASFEEILFRGYLMQGFSLISKKPWIPLLITSLLFGIVHFFNGTSLTSDLSIVASTFVVGMMLGILALADNGIESAMGVHIANNLYVALFFNSTDSGLQGLPSVVTSQAADPFSGLPLLILASILMIVILFWNRKEDVLRIFR from the coding sequence ATGTCAACTCTTTCACCCCTAACATTTTTAGATAATGCATCGGAAGGATCCAACAGCTGGTGGAAATACCTTTTAACCGTCCTCATGTCCCTAGTAGGCGGTAGTTTGGTGGCGGGCATTATAATGGGAATTTTGCTTGTATTCCTGTCCATTTTTTCCTCAGGCGGAATAGCAAACATTTACGATTTCATTACCTCCGCCTTGAGCAGTCCATTTTCCTTGGTGATACTGGTGGGGATCAGTTACACCCTATCCTATTTATTCTTCTACATCTGCTTGAGATTCATCCACCATAAACACCTGTTAAAGGTTATCAACACTGTTTCAGGGGTAAGGTGGAAGCTTTTATTTAAAGGGCTTATTTTATGGGCGTTGATTCTATTTATCCTTTCTCTACCCGATTTGATCATTAACCCCGGCAGCTATCAGATTACCTATAACTCGGGAAATTTCCTCATCCTTCTGGTTATCTGTCTACTGGTATTCCCACTCCAGGCTTCCTTTGAGGAAATACTGTTTAGAGGGTACCTCATGCAGGGATTTAGTTTAATTTCCAAAAAACCATGGATTCCACTTTTAATAACTTCCTTGCTATTTGGAATTGTACATTTCTTCAATGGAACCAGCCTGACCTCTGATCTGTCCATTGTTGCTTCCACCTTCGTGGTGGGGATGATGCTGGGAATACTGGCCCTGGCAGATAATGGGATAGAATCCGCCATGGGGGTCCATATTGCCAATAACCTCTATGTGGCCCTTTTCTTTAATTCAACAGATTCAGGGCTTCAGGGATTGCCATCGGTGGTTACTTCCCAGGCAGCAGACCCCTTCAGTGGACTACCTCTCCTAATTTTGGCTTCAATTTTAATGATTGTCATCCTGTTCTGGAACCGGAAAGAGGATGTACTACGAATATTCCGTTAA
- a CDS encoding DegT/DnrJ/EryC1/StrS aminotransferase family protein, with amino-acid sequence MIPVAKPLIGEEEIEEVEKVLRSGFIAQGPKVAEFEEAFASYVGAEHAVATSSGTTALHVALLALGVGNGDEVITTPFSFAATGNCALYVGARPVFVDIDPSTFNLDPECIEDAITEKTKAIIPVHLYGQPAKMDRIMEISQEHNIPVVEDAAQAHGAKFQDQMIGSIGDMACFSFYPTKNMTTSEGGIITTNSSKLADQARILKAHGERERYQHSVLGYNFRMTDIAAAIGLVQLKKLDGFNQKRIENAEYLTEHLKGISCIESPFVSPQVKHVFHQYTVRVKDGKRNDVMNYLNQEGIGTGIHYPIPIYKQELYQNLGYHDHWSETEKAASEVLSLPVHPSLSVEELEKIVITLEAASDKFF; translated from the coding sequence ATGATACCAGTTGCCAAGCCCCTTATAGGTGAAGAAGAAATTGAAGAAGTGGAAAAAGTTTTAAGGTCAGGATTCATAGCCCAGGGCCCTAAAGTGGCCGAATTTGAAGAAGCTTTTGCCAGTTATGTTGGAGCCGAACACGCCGTGGCCACCAGCTCCGGGACCACAGCCTTGCATGTTGCCCTGTTGGCCTTGGGTGTAGGTAATGGTGATGAAGTTATTACCACTCCCTTCAGCTTTGCAGCCACTGGTAACTGCGCACTATACGTTGGTGCCCGGCCTGTTTTTGTAGACATAGACCCTTCAACCTTTAACCTTGATCCAGAATGTATTGAAGATGCCATCACTGAAAAAACAAAGGCTATCATCCCGGTGCACCTTTATGGTCAACCGGCCAAGATGGATCGCATAATGGAAATCTCCCAGGAACACAACATCCCCGTGGTTGAGGACGCGGCCCAGGCCCATGGAGCAAAGTTCCAGGACCAGATGATAGGCTCCATTGGTGATATGGCTTGTTTCAGTTTTTATCCCACCAAAAACATGACCACCAGTGAAGGGGGGATAATAACCACCAACAGCAGCAAGCTCGCTGACCAGGCCCGCATACTGAAAGCCCATGGTGAAAGAGAAAGGTACCAGCATTCTGTTCTGGGATACAATTTCCGAATGACAGACATAGCTGCGGCCATTGGGTTGGTTCAACTGAAAAAGCTGGATGGGTTTAACCAGAAGAGAATAGAAAATGCAGAATACCTCACTGAACATTTAAAGGGAATTTCATGCATTGAATCACCATTTGTTTCCCCCCAGGTGAAACACGTATTCCACCAGTACACCGTAAGGGTTAAAGACGGAAAACGCAATGATGTGATGAATTACCTCAACCAGGAAGGTATTGGAACGGGAATACATTACCCTATCCCCATCTACAAACAGGAACTCTACCAGAACTTGGGATACCATGATCACTGGAGTGAAACTGAAAAGGCAGCCTCAGAAGTTCTATCTCTACCAGTACATCCCTCACTCTCCGTAGAAGAACTGGAAAAGATAGTGATAACCCTGGAAGCAGCTTCGGATAAGTTCTTCTAA
- a CDS encoding MTH1187 family thiamine-binding protein, giving the protein MISAELTVIPIGTPDTSLSKYVAAAIAALDETSVTYKLHGMGTLLEADNPDDLFEAIKVAHEAVFKAGSQRVVTSVKIDDRRDRQRTMEDKIQSVEKKLE; this is encoded by the coding sequence ATGATATCTGCAGAATTGACTGTAATCCCCATAGGTACTCCAGATACAAGCCTAAGCAAATATGTGGCTGCGGCAATTGCTGCCCTGGATGAAACTAGTGTAACTTATAAGTTACATGGCATGGGGACCTTGCTGGAAGCTGATAATCCCGATGATCTCTTTGAGGCCATTAAAGTTGCCCATGAAGCTGTGTTTAAGGCTGGATCACAGCGGGTGGTGACCAGTGTCAAAATAGACGATCGGAGAGATCGCCAGCGCACCATGGAAGACAAAATACAGTCAGTAGAGAAAAAACTAGAATAA
- a CDS encoding TIGR00269 family protein: MKPWDRHHFNLELENRVEKVINDYNLIDKGDKVAVALSGGKDSVLTLHILHKLVEEGGFDFKLLAIAIDEGIVHYREEGLEAARDQAKDLGVEYHELSFKKEIGFSLDEAAQFYQTACVPCGVFRRYLLNRTACQLSVDKLATGHNLDDEVQSYLMSFARADVRRFAKFGPKQERIHPGMVPRIKPLWLVKEKEVGTWAIMNEVPVHLAECPYAHQSLRSRLKNYLNQLEEDRPGTKLNLLNFFQKNLRNLDQKRIELHRCQKCGEPSSVPVCKACEIQEFLKQKLR, translated from the coding sequence ATGAAACCCTGGGACAGGCACCATTTCAACCTGGAACTTGAAAACCGTGTGGAAAAGGTAATAAATGATTATAACCTGATAGATAAAGGGGATAAGGTAGCAGTAGCTCTTTCTGGGGGTAAAGATAGTGTTTTGACCCTGCACATTCTGCATAAACTGGTTGAAGAGGGTGGATTCGATTTCAAACTCCTGGCCATTGCCATCGATGAAGGGATAGTTCATTATCGTGAGGAGGGTTTGGAAGCAGCCCGTGACCAGGCAAAGGATCTGGGAGTGGAGTACCATGAACTATCCTTTAAAAAGGAGATTGGATTCTCTCTGGATGAGGCCGCCCAGTTCTACCAGACAGCCTGTGTCCCCTGTGGTGTTTTCAGGCGTTACCTTCTGAACCGCACTGCCTGTCAGCTGAGTGTTGATAAACTGGCCACCGGTCACAACCTGGATGATGAGGTTCAATCCTATTTAATGAGTTTTGCCCGGGCTGATGTGCGCCGGTTTGCCAAGTTCGGGCCTAAACAGGAACGAATACATCCGGGGATGGTGCCACGCATAAAACCCCTATGGCTGGTGAAGGAAAAAGAGGTGGGTACCTGGGCTATAATGAATGAAGTCCCGGTGCACCTTGCTGAATGTCCCTATGCCCATCAATCTCTTCGCTCCAGATTAAAAAATTATCTCAACCAGCTGGAAGAAGACCGACCCGGCACCAAACTCAATCTACTTAATTTTTTCCAGAAAAACCTACGCAACTTGGACCAGAAAAGGATTGAACTGCACCGTTGTCAGAAGTGTGGTGAACCATCATCTGTACCCGTCTGTAAGGCCTGTGAGATCCAGGAATTCCTAAAACAAAAGTTAAGATGA
- a CDS encoding GTPBP1 family GTP-binding protein, with the protein MTSKSFSKLTSKGERKNIEFKENLNSDPHLLTERKQQLASQMKYRLARGNGEAIYFLGVDDDGLLVGLEKEQMDESLFVLGELAREIKAKIINVEKQNAGQGEVAKVIINREQNSKPDHLLIGVAGHVDHGKSTLVGTLTTGKLDTGSGGTRIFLDVQKHEIERGLSADLSFAVYGFKNGETIRIKNPLNKGDKALMVEKCDKLISFVDTVGHEPWLRTTIRGIVGQKLTHGLLVVAADQGPTHITREHLGIILAMELPVIVVMTKIDRVSEDRIQAVRQEIFDLLKLVGRIPYMVKTRKDADFLSENMNQHLVPVIKASPVTGEGLELLDRLFSGLKIPSHEEDFHKPFMMYIDKIYSVMGVGTVVSGTIRQGKVEKGEKLILGPLSSGDFLPVNVKTIEMHHYRKESASVGEVVGISITGVEMDEIRRGMIICHPDYKPQPVREFDADVAILVHPTTIKEGYECITHIETIAETTCFRPLGQEYLSAGDTGQVRMRFKYHPFAIHEGQKLIFREGKSKGVGTVTRIAS; encoded by the coding sequence ATGACCAGTAAAAGTTTCTCTAAACTCACCAGTAAGGGTGAGAGAAAAAACATAGAATTTAAAGAAAACCTTAATTCTGACCCTCATCTTTTAACTGAGCGTAAGCAACAATTGGCATCCCAGATGAAGTACCGTCTGGCACGGGGAAATGGAGAAGCCATCTATTTTTTAGGTGTTGATGATGATGGTCTGCTGGTGGGCCTGGAAAAAGAACAGATGGATGAATCACTATTCGTTTTAGGGGAACTGGCCCGTGAAATAAAGGCCAAAATCATCAACGTGGAAAAACAAAATGCTGGCCAGGGAGAAGTTGCCAAAGTCATTATCAACCGCGAACAAAACAGTAAACCAGACCATTTACTTATTGGAGTAGCTGGCCACGTGGACCACGGAAAAAGCACCCTGGTGGGAACCCTGACCACGGGTAAACTGGATACTGGTTCGGGAGGTACCCGTATATTTTTGGATGTTCAAAAACACGAAATAGAACGTGGTTTATCCGCTGATCTCTCCTTTGCCGTGTATGGATTTAAAAATGGAGAAACAATACGCATTAAGAATCCCCTTAATAAGGGGGACAAGGCCCTTATGGTGGAAAAGTGTGATAAACTGATTTCCTTTGTGGATACCGTAGGGCATGAACCCTGGCTCCGTACCACCATCCGGGGTATTGTGGGCCAGAAGCTAACTCACGGCCTCCTGGTAGTGGCCGCTGACCAGGGACCCACCCACATCACCCGGGAACATCTGGGGATAATTTTGGCCATGGAACTACCGGTGATCGTGGTGATGACCAAGATCGACCGGGTAAGTGAGGATCGAATCCAGGCTGTTCGCCAGGAGATCTTCGACCTCCTGAAACTGGTGGGAAGAATACCCTACATGGTAAAAACCAGGAAAGATGCAGATTTCCTGTCAGAAAACATGAACCAACACTTAGTACCGGTTATCAAAGCATCCCCTGTTACTGGGGAAGGCTTGGAACTCTTAGATCGTCTGTTTTCTGGTCTTAAAATACCCTCCCACGAAGAAGACTTCCACAAACCATTCATGATGTACATCGATAAGATCTACTCGGTTATGGGAGTGGGAACTGTGGTGAGCGGCACCATAAGACAGGGTAAAGTTGAAAAGGGTGAAAAACTTATTTTAGGCCCCTTAAGCTCAGGAGATTTCCTCCCGGTGAATGTGAAGACCATTGAAATGCACCACTATCGCAAGGAAAGTGCCAGTGTGGGAGAAGTGGTAGGAATATCCATTACTGGCGTTGAAATGGATGAAATAAGGAGGGGGATGATTATATGCCACCCTGACTATAAACCTCAGCCAGTGAGAGAATTTGACGCAGATGTGGCTATCCTCGTACATCCCACCACCATCAAGGAGGGTTACGAATGCATAACCCATATCGAAACCATAGCCGAAACCACTTGCTTCCGACCCCTGGGCCAGGAATACCTGTCAGCAGGAGACACCGGCCAGGTTAGAATGAGATTCAAATACCATCCCTTTGCCATCCATGAAGGTCAAAAACTAATTTTCAGGGAAGGTAAAAGTAAAGGGGTGGGAACAGTAACCCGCATAGCCAGTTAA
- a CDS encoding DUF1922 domain-containing protein — translation MYLIFRCDCGRAVYAKEGVKQKKCVCGKNLKVKERRILAKTEDSQQASEKVQELQEEKYGGAYFTTANKL, via the coding sequence ATGTATTTAATATTTCGATGTGACTGTGGACGGGCAGTTTATGCCAAAGAAGGTGTCAAACAGAAAAAATGTGTCTGTGGGAAGAATTTGAAGGTTAAAGAAAGAAGGATCCTGGCCAAAACCGAAGACTCCCAACAGGCCTCAGAAAAGGTGCAGGAACTTCAGGAAGAGAAGTACGGTGGGGCTTACTTTACCACTGCCAACAAGTTATAA
- a CDS encoding TraB/GumN family protein — translation MAPDNLTIIGTAHVSEKSVEEVKDTIIESQPDIVAVELDAARYQNLLNEKHGVQEDKEIKIREILKGNNFTMLLVSSFLSYFQKKIGEEVGVKPGSEMLAAAEAAQEAGAQVALIDRDIQITLKRALNHMSFWEKAKFVYSIIASFFSKDEAIEDIEDIKQGDALEEVMGYFQEMSPSAYQVLVEERDAFMAQRLLDLPGNVVAVVGAGHKNGIKKYMENPHDIPPLQQLLELKESKISATKLILFAIPALFIVIFVLAFLQGINIQSGLLQFVLLTGGLAFIGSLLAGSKLPSAVTAFIVAPFTAIHPLLAAGWFAGIVEAKLRGVSMDDLSQLSKSESLRDMWNNRLFRILLVVVGANIGTTIGVFLSIPNVLLPLINRLMGM, via the coding sequence ATGGCACCTGACAATTTAACCATCATTGGTACGGCTCACGTCTCGGAAAAAAGCGTGGAAGAAGTAAAAGATACCATTATAGAAAGCCAACCAGATATAGTGGCCGTGGAACTTGATGCTGCCCGTTATCAAAACCTTCTCAACGAAAAACACGGAGTTCAAGAGGACAAGGAAATTAAAATAAGGGAGATCCTCAAGGGTAACAATTTCACCATGCTACTGGTGAGCAGTTTCCTCAGCTACTTCCAGAAAAAAATTGGAGAAGAAGTAGGAGTCAAACCCGGTTCAGAGATGCTGGCGGCAGCAGAAGCAGCCCAGGAAGCCGGGGCCCAGGTGGCCCTCATTGACCGGGACATTCAGATCACCCTCAAACGGGCCTTAAATCATATGAGCTTCTGGGAAAAGGCTAAATTTGTTTACAGCATAATAGCATCATTTTTCAGCAAAGATGAGGCCATTGAAGACATTGAAGATATAAAACAGGGCGATGCCCTGGAAGAAGTCATGGGATACTTCCAGGAAATGTCCCCCAGTGCCTACCAGGTACTGGTGGAAGAAAGAGACGCCTTTATGGCCCAGAGACTCCTGGATCTTCCGGGAAATGTGGTGGCCGTAGTGGGAGCTGGTCATAAAAATGGTATTAAAAAATATATGGAAAATCCCCATGACATACCCCCACTCCAACAGCTTTTAGAACTGAAAGAATCAAAGATCAGTGCCACTAAATTGATTTTATTTGCCATACCCGCACTGTTCATAGTTATATTTGTATTAGCATTCCTGCAGGGGATTAACATTCAATCCGGTCTGCTGCAGTTCGTCCTTCTCACCGGAGGATTGGCCTTTATAGGATCCCTTTTAGCTGGCTCTAAACTTCCTTCGGCAGTCACCGCATTTATAGTGGCACCATTCACAGCCATACACCCCCTTCTGGCTGCCGGCTGGTTTGCAGGAATAGTGGAGGCTAAATTAAGGGGCGTGTCCATGGATGACTTATCTCAGCTATCCAAGAGTGAAAGCCTGCGTGATATGTGGAATAATAGATTGTTTAGGATACTGCTGGTGGTAGTGGGCGCCAACATCGGAACCACCATAGGAGTCTTCCTCTCCATCCCTAACGTCCTCCTACCCTTAATAAACAGATTAATGGGCATGTGA